From Numenius arquata chromosome 4, bNumArq3.hap1.1, whole genome shotgun sequence, a single genomic window includes:
- the TMX3 gene encoding protein disulfide-isomerase TMX3 isoform X2 produces the protein MAAAGERRWCLLWMAVVAHVVASGAGFVEDLDESFKENRKDDIWLVDFYAPWCGHCKKLEPVWNEVGIEMRNMGSPVKVGKMDATSFSSIASEFGVRGYPTIKLLKGDLAYNYRGPRTKDDIVEFANRVAGPLIRPLPSQHMFEHVQKRHRVLFVYVGGESPLKEKYIEVASELIVYTYFFSASEDVLPEYVTLPELPAVLVFKDGTYFVYDEYEDGDLSSWINRERFQGYLTVDGFTLYELGDTGKLVAIAVIDDKNSSVEHTRLKSIIQEVARDYRDHFHSDLTIPTIVVLNTSNQQYFLPDRHIENTEDMVQFINNILDGTAEAQGGDGLLQRIKRIIYDAKSTVVSVFKSSPLLGCFLFGLPLGVISIMCYGICTADTDGGIDEHEAAKKENGDQELTDEGSEEEQEEKNGKYTELSDGELKQKDIMEKKKD, from the exons gTTTAAAGAAAACCGTAAAGATGATATTTGGCTTGTAGAT TTTTATGCACCTTGGTGTGGCCACTGCAAGAAACTGGAGCCTGTGTGGAATGAAGTGGGCATAGAAATGAGAAACATGGGCTCTCCAGTAAAAGTTGGGAAGATGGATGCAACTTCCTTTTCTA GTATTGCATCTGAATTTGGAGTGCGAGGCTATCCAACAATTAAGCT CTTGAAAGGTGACTTGGCGTACAACTATAGAGGACCTAGAACTAAAGATGATATAGTTGAATTTGCTAATAGAGTAGCAGG ACCGCTTATCAGGCCACTTCCTAGCCAGCATATGTTCGAGCATGTGCAAAAGAGACATCGTGTACTTTTTGTGTATGTTGGTGGTGAATCTCCTTTAAAG GAGAAATACATTGAAGTTGCTTCAGAACTAATAGTTTATACatactttttttctgcctcagaagATGTGCTGCCTGAG TATGTGACGTTGCCTGAATTGCCAGCTGTTCTGGTCTTCAAAGATGGAACTTACTTTGTTTATGATG AATATGAAGATGGTGATTTGTCATCCTGGATAAACAGAGAAAGATTTCAAGGTTATCTTACTGTAGATGGCTTTACGCTGTATGAACTTGGAGATACAG GAAAACTTGTGGCTATTGCAGTCATTGATGATAAAAACTCTTCAGTGGAACATACCAG actAAAATCTATTATTCAGGAAGTTGCTAGAGATTATCGGGATCACTTTCACAG TGATTTGACAATACCTACTATTGTTGTACTGAATACCTCCAATCAGCAGTATTTTCTACCAGATAGGCACATTGAGAACACAGAAGACATGGTTCAGTTTATTAACAATATCTTGGATGGTACAGCTGAA GCACAGGGTGGTGATGGACTTCTGCAACGAATCAAGAGAATAATCTATGATGCCAAGTCTACTGTTGTG TCTGTGTTCAAGAGTTCACCACTTCTGGGATGCTTTCTCTTTGGGTTGCCCTTGGGGGTCATCAGCATTATGTGTTATGGAATCTGCACAGCTGATACAGATGGAGGGATAGATGAACATGAGGCAGCTAAAAAGGAAAACGGTGACCAGGAGCTCACAGACGAAGGCAGCGAGGAGGAACAagaggaaaagaatggaaaatataCAGAACTGTCAGATGGAGAGCTTAAACAGAAAGacataatggaaaagaaaaaagactaa
- the TMX3 gene encoding protein disulfide-isomerase TMX3 isoform X1, which produces MAAAGERRWCLLWMAVVAHVVASGAGFVEDLDESFKENRKDDIWLVDFYAPWCGHCKKLEPVWNEVGIEMRNMGSPVKVGKMDATSFSSIASEFGVRGYPTIKLLKGDLAYNYRGPRTKDDIVEFANRVAGPLIRPLPSQHMFEHVQKRHRVLFVYVGGESPLKEKYIEVASELIVYTYFFSASEDVLPEYVTLPELPAVLVFKDGTYFVYDEYEDGDLSSWINRERFQGYLTVDGFTLYELGDTGKLVAIAVIDDKNSSVEHTRLKSIIQEVARDYRDHFHRDFQFGHMDGNDYINSLLMDDLTIPTIVVLNTSNQQYFLPDRHIENTEDMVQFINNILDGTAEAQGGDGLLQRIKRIIYDAKSTVVSVFKSSPLLGCFLFGLPLGVISIMCYGICTADTDGGIDEHEAAKKENGDQELTDEGSEEEQEEKNGKYTELSDGELKQKDIMEKKKD; this is translated from the exons gTTTAAAGAAAACCGTAAAGATGATATTTGGCTTGTAGAT TTTTATGCACCTTGGTGTGGCCACTGCAAGAAACTGGAGCCTGTGTGGAATGAAGTGGGCATAGAAATGAGAAACATGGGCTCTCCAGTAAAAGTTGGGAAGATGGATGCAACTTCCTTTTCTA GTATTGCATCTGAATTTGGAGTGCGAGGCTATCCAACAATTAAGCT CTTGAAAGGTGACTTGGCGTACAACTATAGAGGACCTAGAACTAAAGATGATATAGTTGAATTTGCTAATAGAGTAGCAGG ACCGCTTATCAGGCCACTTCCTAGCCAGCATATGTTCGAGCATGTGCAAAAGAGACATCGTGTACTTTTTGTGTATGTTGGTGGTGAATCTCCTTTAAAG GAGAAATACATTGAAGTTGCTTCAGAACTAATAGTTTATACatactttttttctgcctcagaagATGTGCTGCCTGAG TATGTGACGTTGCCTGAATTGCCAGCTGTTCTGGTCTTCAAAGATGGAACTTACTTTGTTTATGATG AATATGAAGATGGTGATTTGTCATCCTGGATAAACAGAGAAAGATTTCAAGGTTATCTTACTGTAGATGGCTTTACGCTGTATGAACTTGGAGATACAG GAAAACTTGTGGCTATTGCAGTCATTGATGATAAAAACTCTTCAGTGGAACATACCAG actAAAATCTATTATTCAGGAAGTTGCTAGAGATTATCGGGATCACTTTCACAG GGATTTCCAGTTTGGCCATATGGATGGAAATGATTACATTAATAGTTTACTAATGGA TGATTTGACAATACCTACTATTGTTGTACTGAATACCTCCAATCAGCAGTATTTTCTACCAGATAGGCACATTGAGAACACAGAAGACATGGTTCAGTTTATTAACAATATCTTGGATGGTACAGCTGAA GCACAGGGTGGTGATGGACTTCTGCAACGAATCAAGAGAATAATCTATGATGCCAAGTCTACTGTTGTG TCTGTGTTCAAGAGTTCACCACTTCTGGGATGCTTTCTCTTTGGGTTGCCCTTGGGGGTCATCAGCATTATGTGTTATGGAATCTGCACAGCTGATACAGATGGAGGGATAGATGAACATGAGGCAGCTAAAAAGGAAAACGGTGACCAGGAGCTCACAGACGAAGGCAGCGAGGAGGAACAagaggaaaagaatggaaaatataCAGAACTGTCAGATGGAGAGCTTAAACAGAAAGacataatggaaaagaaaaaagactaa